The following are from one region of the Terriglobia bacterium genome:
- the trmFO gene encoding methylenetetrahydrofolate--tRNA-(uracil(54)-C(5))-methyltransferase (FADH(2)-oxidizing) TrmFO — translation MTTKIKIIGAGLAGCEAAWQCARRGLEVELYEMRPVKSTPAHQTDKFAELVCSNSLKSESENTAPWLLKEEMRRMDSLLLRIAKETSVPAGHALAVDRETFAAKVTEAISSEPNIKIIRQEVAQINESDGLTIVATGPLTSDALSLEIARLSGSDHLFFYDSISPIVEADSIDMSKVYMAARYGKGTADYINCPFTKDEYNRFIDALTSAEMVEGHDWENLNYFEGCLPIEEIGRRGRDTLRFGPMKPVGLDDPKTGKWPYAVVQLRQENLRADSYNLVGFQNHLKFGDQARVLRLIPGLENAKFLRYGQIHRNTYINAPMLLTELLNLKQHPNVFLSGQISGVEGYTESIAMGMLTGINVARIAQGLTAVPPPRETALGSLVHYICHAESKSFQPANITFDLLPQLDEATRRRVRDKKQRHKMVCEKALGSLASWLQEITMHSTVNAYESSIRH, via the coding sequence GTGACTACCAAAATCAAAATCATTGGCGCGGGACTGGCAGGCTGTGAAGCCGCGTGGCAATGCGCGCGGCGCGGCCTTGAAGTCGAGTTGTACGAGATGCGTCCGGTCAAATCCACCCCCGCGCACCAGACAGATAAGTTCGCCGAACTCGTCTGTTCCAACTCGCTCAAGTCAGAAAGCGAGAATACAGCGCCCTGGCTCCTGAAAGAAGAAATGCGGCGCATGGATTCTCTGCTGTTGCGAATCGCGAAGGAAACCAGCGTTCCCGCCGGGCACGCTCTTGCGGTCGATCGAGAGACATTTGCGGCCAAAGTCACAGAAGCAATCTCTTCCGAGCCTAATATCAAAATCATCCGCCAGGAAGTTGCGCAGATCAATGAATCCGACGGGCTCACTATCGTCGCCACCGGGCCGCTCACATCAGATGCGCTCTCGCTGGAGATTGCGCGCCTTTCCGGCAGCGATCATCTTTTCTTTTACGACTCCATCAGTCCCATTGTTGAAGCCGACTCCATTGACATGAGCAAGGTTTACATGGCGGCGCGCTATGGCAAAGGCACTGCGGACTACATCAACTGTCCGTTTACAAAAGACGAGTACAACCGTTTTATTGATGCGCTCACCTCGGCTGAAATGGTGGAAGGGCATGACTGGGAGAACCTGAATTATTTTGAGGGCTGTTTACCGATTGAAGAGATTGGCCGCCGCGGCCGCGATACGCTGCGCTTTGGTCCTATGAAGCCGGTCGGGCTCGACGATCCCAAGACCGGCAAGTGGCCGTATGCCGTAGTGCAGCTGCGCCAGGAAAACCTGCGTGCCGACTCTTACAATCTGGTCGGCTTCCAGAACCACCTGAAGTTCGGCGATCAGGCGCGCGTCTTGCGGCTGATCCCCGGCCTTGAGAATGCAAAGTTCCTGCGCTATGGACAGATCCATCGCAACACATACATCAACGCGCCCATGCTACTTACAGAATTATTGAACCTGAAGCAGCATCCCAACGTATTCTTGAGTGGGCAGATTTCCGGAGTGGAAGGCTACACGGAGTCGATTGCCATGGGCATGCTGACGGGAATAAACGTAGCTCGCATCGCGCAGGGACTCACTGCGGTTCCGCCACCGCGCGAGACAGCGCTGGGCTCGCTGGTGCATTACATCTGCCATGCGGAAAGCAAAAGTTTTCAGCCGGCCAACATCACGTTTGATCTGCTGCCGCAGTTGGATGAAGCCACGCGACGCCGTGTGCGCGACAAGAAACAACGTCACAAAATGGTTTGTGAAAAAGCGCTGGGGAGTCTAGCGTCATGGCTCCAAGAGATCACAATGCACTCTACGGTAAATGCTTATGAATCGTCTATCCGCCATTGA
- a CDS encoding GNAT family N-acetyltransferase, with protein MLSIRKATAHDAPLILNFIRRLAEYEREPDAVVATEADLIRDGFGSEPKFRCLIAEWDGAPAGFALFHYNYSTWRGHAGLYLEDLFVLVEMRGKGIGKALLQRLAQIALEESCYGLRWMVLEWNDPALKFYESLGAELLGEWETMLLRGKPLQRLAGVSV; from the coding sequence ATGCTTTCCATCCGCAAAGCCACGGCCCATGACGCGCCTCTGATTCTCAACTTTATCCGCCGGCTCGCGGAGTATGAGCGCGAACCGGACGCGGTTGTCGCGACAGAGGCAGACTTAATCCGCGACGGTTTTGGCTCGGAACCCAAGTTCCGCTGTCTGATTGCGGAATGGGACGGCGCTCCGGCCGGCTTCGCGCTTTTTCATTACAACTACTCCACATGGCGCGGCCACGCGGGACTCTACCTGGAAGACCTTTTTGTCCTGGTGGAGATGCGCGGCAAAGGCATTGGCAAAGCCCTCCTCCAGCGTCTGGCCCAGATCGCCCTGGAAGAAAGCTGCTACGGTTTACGCTGGATGGTATTGGAGTGGAACGACCCCGCGTTGAAGTTTTATGAATCGCTGGGAGCAGAACTATTAGGTGAATGGGAGACCATGCTGCTGCGCGGCAAGCCGCTGCAGCGGCTTGCCGGTGTCAGCGTCTAG